The genomic stretch ATGGGGAAGCGCGTTCATTCTGCAGCGGGCTCCATTCCACAGATCAAGCGTACCACTGTCTGTGCCTCGTGGGCGGCACATGCCATGACGCGGGGAGCCACAAGCCCTATCCCATCGTTTACGTCGCTGACGCCGTCGCCACACATATAAAATCTCTTGGATACACGGCGGGTCTGGATACTATTGGCATCACCAAAACCCGCCATTCCAGAGGCCGCCACCAGGAACTTTTGGTCTACCGCGCGGTCCTCTCCAGCAGAAGGATTCGTGCAGACCCTGCCAGCAACTTCCGCGTTATGTTCCAGCACGGCATTCACCAGCATGGCCTTGGCTTCCGCATTGTCAAAGGCCTCCACCACGACGTCCGCCTTCCCTACCAGTTCCATCACGTTTTCCTCCGTGACGCGAACCTGATGGGATTCCAGTTCAATGTAAGGGGCAATTTCTCGCAAGTTTTCAGGCAGGGCCACAGCCTTCGCCACACCCACCTGACTTGCCTTGTACTGCTGCCGGTGCAAGTTCGTTACGTCGACGCAGTCAAAGTCAATGAGAATAAGCTTGCCTACGCCGGCACGAGCCAGAGCGA from Fibrobacter sp. encodes the following:
- the thiF gene encoding thiamine biosynthesis protein ThiF; its protein translation is MELRTPSREEMLAALVVRQGAENVQKLQAATVAVCGLGGLGSNVAIALARAGVGKLILIDFDCVDVTNLHRQQYKASQVGVAKAVALPENLREIAPYIELESHQVRVTEENVMELVGKADVVVEAFDNAEAKAMLVNAVLEHNAEVAGRVCTNPSAGEDRAVDQKFLVAASGMAGFGDANSIQTRRVSKRFYMCGDGVSDVNDGIGLVAPRVMACAAHEAQTVVRLICGMEPAAE